A portion of the Collinsella aerofaciens genome contains these proteins:
- a CDS encoding MFS transporter, protein MTQARQDGITLRQWLPLVGLTCCAFVFNTSEFMPIGLLTDIAASFSLTEAQAGIMISVYAWGVMLLSLPLMVFASRFEFKRMLLGVLAVFSLGQFLSAVAPTYPILVCARLVVACAHAVFWSVASIMASRLVDTRHGALAISMIATGSSIAQIFGLPLGRAIGLAVGWRMTFAVVGGLSAIAVVYQAAVFPAMPAGERFTVKQLPELLKNPLLIALYAVTVFMATGYYASYSYIEPFLAQVAHVDAGAITMTLTAFGCSGLVGSWLFSRLFDGHRFPFLAITLSGVPVALLLMGPAASSLVTVLAVCALWGCCATAFNVAFQAELIKHTPADSSAVAMSIFSGLFNLGIGTGTAIGGAVVSGPGIAWIGFVGGAIAVVGVILAITVLFPAIRRAKPVA, encoded by the coding sequence ATGACTCAGGCAAGGCAAGACGGCATCACGCTCAGGCAGTGGCTCCCACTCGTCGGGCTCACCTGCTGTGCGTTCGTGTTCAACACGTCGGAGTTTATGCCCATCGGCCTTTTGACTGATATCGCCGCGTCGTTCTCGCTCACCGAGGCCCAGGCGGGCATCATGATCTCGGTCTATGCCTGGGGCGTCATGCTGCTGTCGTTGCCGCTCATGGTGTTCGCTTCGCGTTTCGAGTTTAAGCGGATGCTGCTGGGCGTGCTTGCCGTGTTCTCGCTCGGTCAGTTCCTGTCCGCTGTGGCGCCGACCTATCCCATCCTGGTCTGCGCGCGCCTGGTGGTCGCTTGCGCACATGCCGTGTTCTGGTCAGTCGCCTCGATTATGGCCTCGCGCCTGGTCGACACTCGCCACGGCGCGCTCGCCATCAGCATGATCGCCACGGGCTCGTCCATCGCGCAGATCTTTGGCCTGCCTCTCGGTCGCGCCATTGGCTTGGCCGTGGGCTGGCGCATGACGTTTGCCGTGGTCGGGGGCCTCTCAGCCATCGCGGTCGTCTACCAGGCAGCGGTGTTCCCGGCCATGCCGGCGGGTGAGCGCTTTACCGTCAAACAGCTGCCCGAGCTGCTCAAGAACCCGCTCCTCATCGCGCTCTACGCAGTCACGGTCTTCATGGCGACCGGCTATTACGCAAGCTACAGCTATATCGAGCCCTTCCTGGCGCAGGTCGCGCACGTCGATGCGGGCGCCATCACCATGACGCTGACGGCGTTTGGCTGTTCCGGCTTGGTGGGCAGCTGGCTGTTCAGCCGCCTGTTCGACGGGCACCGTTTTCCGTTCCTTGCTATCACGCTCTCCGGCGTGCCGGTGGCCCTGCTGCTCATGGGGCCGGCCGCATCGTCGCTCGTGACAGTGCTTGCCGTCTGCGCACTGTGGGGTTGCTGCGCCACGGCCTTTAACGTGGCGTTTCAGGCCGAGCTCATCAAGCACACGCCGGCAGATTCGTCGGCCGTCGCCATGTCGATCTTCTCGGGCCTGTTCAACCTCGGTATCGGCACGGGTACCGCGATCGGCGGAGCCGTGGTTTCGGGTCCCGGTATCGCCTGGATCGGCTTTGTGGGCGGGGCGATTGCCGTCGTGGGCGTCATCCTCGCCATCACCGTGCTGTTTCCGGCCATCCGCCGCGCCAAGCCCGTCGCCTAA